One genomic window of Helicobacter canis includes the following:
- the dnaN gene encoding DNA polymerase III subunit beta, whose product MKITLNKNNFEIVLNNFQSFLDKKDSSQITSHIYLETLDNKLLLKATDYEISIQSKIDIIQKIEDGIATIEGKKILSIIKPLDDGEITLETKEGQILIKQKNKYNKEDKFELPTFNATEFNNATKFPEINESDTQINLNPVDFIESIKKVAIATDATRADTLRVELTGILLDVKDYHCNFVGTDTRRLAIIRQNTQSIGSQFSIIIPRRAIMEISKLFYDEFEIYINKRLESDPTMLFIKSQNYIFSTKLISGKYPDYEKIIPKEFKIQSKLPKDDVIKAIKKVNSLSTNIKGTLDSSGLIFETINSESSESATTPIDIALNIAEPITLGMNSRYVLDFLGFVGSNEFEILINDSNMPFMLKDDKYSTIIMPVLC is encoded by the coding sequence ATGAAAATCACTTTGAACAAAAACAACTTCGAAATCGTGCTAAACAATTTCCAATCTTTCCTTGACAAAAAAGACTCTTCACAAATCACTTCACACATATATCTTGAGACTTTAGACAATAAGCTTCTCCTAAAAGCCACAGATTATGAGATCTCTATCCAATCAAAGATAGACATTATCCAAAAAATCGAAGATGGTATAGCTACAATCGAGGGGAAAAAGATTCTATCCATTATCAAACCACTAGATGATGGAGAAATCACCCTAGAAACAAAAGAAGGGCAAATACTCATCAAGCAAAAAAACAAATACAATAAAGAAGACAAGTTTGAATTACCAACATTCAATGCCACAGAATTCAACAATGCTACAAAATTCCCAGAAATCAATGAATCAGACACACAAATCAATCTAAACCCTGTAGATTTTATAGAATCTATCAAGAAAGTCGCCATAGCAACAGATGCTACAAGAGCTGATACTCTGCGGGTAGAATTAACCGGAATCCTACTTGATGTTAAAGATTATCATTGCAATTTTGTCGGCACAGACACAAGAAGACTTGCAATCATCCGCCAAAACACCCAATCCATTGGATCACAATTTTCTATCATAATACCTAGACGCGCTATTATGGAGATTTCCAAGCTCTTTTATGATGAATTTGAGATTTATATCAATAAAAGATTAGAATCTGATCCTACGATGCTTTTCATCAAATCACAAAACTATATTTTCTCCACGAAGCTCATAAGTGGAAAATATCCAGACTATGAAAAAATCATCCCCAAAGAGTTTAAAATCCAATCTAAACTCCCAAAAGATGATGTCATAAAAGCCATAAAAAAGGTAAATTCTCTCTCTACAAATATTAAAGGCACATTAGATTCTAGTGGCTTAATCTTTGAAACGATAAATTCCGAAAGCTCAGAATCTGCTACAACTCCTATTGATATTGCTCTTAACATTGCAGAGCCAATTACACTTGGTATGAATTCTCGTTATGTGCTTGATTTCTTAGGATTTGTAGGAAGTAATGAATTTGAGATTTTGATCAACGATAGTAATATGCCATTTATGCTAAAAGATGATAAATACTCCACAATTATAATGCCTGTGTTATGCTAG